GGACGACATCGGGCGACATCGTCGCGTGGTGCATGACGGCCATGATGTGCGACTTGCCGCGGCCCCGGTCGCCAAGCAAAGCGATGGGTTTTTGCGGCCTGGCGACGCTGAGCGCGCGAAGCGCCATTTGAACGTCGCCGGTGGGGTAAGTAATTTCGAGGATGCGGTCGGCAGGCTGTTGCGCCGCGCCCATGTTGTCGTTTCGGCGAAGGGAGATCGCCGTGCCCGGCGTGTTGGTGCCGAGGAATTCATCTCGTAGCTGAAGTCCGAGCATTCAGGGCAGTCTCCCGCACAGCGCCGAAACGGAGCCGCTGAGTAGCGCAAATACCTGCTAGAACCGGAATTGTACGCGCCAGCGAGCCTGAGTACAGGCTCATAACCCGGCCCGGGACAGCTTCGGGCGGGGGCTGCCCTTCTTGCGAACGGTTCGAAACTGGACCCGGGTTCCCGGCACGATCGCCACGCGCGACGAGAAAAGCCGTATGGCTTCGCGGCGCTCTTCGGGAGTCAATCCGGCGGCATCCAGCAGGCGGTTCCAGTTGTGCCGCAAGTCGGTCAAGCTTTGAAGCCCGTCAAAGCCGGCGCCGCCGGCCTTGCGGACGTACACCAGGTCTTCGGTCTCGCTCACGGTGATTTCGGCGATGGCCGGGTCGGTCAACGACTCCCCAAGAACGTAGCCGACGATGGCCGCCATGAACGGCGACATCTCGGTGAACCGGTCGGGATGGAGCTTCTGGGCCAGCGTGGTCATGGCGACGCCTCGATTCCGTGACGCCATTATGGCGCGCCGTCAGTAGCTGGCAAAGAACGCGGCTGATTTCTCGGGATTGTACCCGCGGCGGTCGTAGAGCTTCGTCGTGGATGGGTCGCGATGGCCGACGGCCTTTTGGACCTGCTCCAGACTAGCGCCGTTTTCGAGGGCCGTCGTGATGAACGTCGCCCGCATGGAGTGGGCGGAGTAGCCGCGGGTTAGGCCGAGCCGGGCAGCGTGCTTGCGGAGCACGCGGTCGATGGCGTCAGGGGCCATGTGCCGCCGGGCTGTCCGTGAGCGGCCGTTATGGCGGAGCGGGCGAAAGAGCGGACCCTCGAAATCGTCGGCATGCCCGGCGGCGGCGAGATATTCCCGGATTCGCTGGGCCGTTTGCGGGTGGATCGCGAAGGCGTCCTTCCTGGCGCCCTTGCGAATGACGCGGAGCGAATCGAAGCCGCGGTTCTGGTGCTGGTCGCCGACTCGAAGCCGGGCAATCTCCGCGCGGCGCAGCCCGGCTTGAAGTCCCACTGAAATGATCGCCCGGTCCCGCAGTCCGGCCACGGTGTCGGCGGGCGGGGCGTCGAGCAGCTTGCGGGCTTGGGCCTTTGAAAATGCTAGCGTGGAGCCCTCATCGCGGTTGATGGCAGGTCGGCGGACAGCCGCAACGGGATTCCGGTCGGTCTGGCCGTGCTCGACGAGGTGCTTGAACAACGACGACAGGGCTGCCAGCCGGCACCGGACGGTCGAGGCCTCCGCACCTTCGGTCTCGCGCATGTAGCGCTCCCAGGCGATCACGGCCCGGTGGTCAACCTGACGAAGCTGCTGGGGTGCGGCGATTCCGCAGAAACGCATGAAGTGCTGCACGTCGGCCCTGTAGGCGCGGCGGGTTCTGGGCGACTTCTGCTTGGCGAGCCAAACGGCCTCCTCCGGAACGGCCGCAAGGGCTTCGATGGTCGTCGTGGCCGGCGTCCGCGCCTGACGTTTTGCGAGCGAATTGGTGGTCGAATCGGCGGTCTTTCCGGGCATGCTCCTCTACGTGATAATCCAGTTTATCATGCACGAGATTACCACGGCATCTCGCCTCGCGGCAAGCATCCCGATATCCCGATAGACCTGACGCGCAAGTTGCGGCGCAGCCGGGACGTGAGCTTCCTGGGATGGTTCTGGCCACCGTCGTCTTCGCGTTTCGTGGCCGCGGATGATTATCAACAATTAGATACCAATTATTCCAACGCGAAAGTCCATGAGCTTCAGGCGATCAGCGTGTTTCATCAAGTTGACCTTGCTGAAGAATGGCAGGTCCTGCGCTGGCTTCGTTGCGTCGGCACCCAATACGACGTAGGCAACGGTCCATCGAGTAGGATCGAATGTCACGCGTCGGAGCTCGGCGGCAGCCGCCGAGTGGCTTGATGGCAGTTTGGCCGCAAGGGTCTTACGGAACGTTCGCTCCTGCCGTATCAACTGCGCCGAGACGGCTCCTTGAGAAAACATGTGGCTTAACCCGCTGCTGTTCTTGTCGCGCCGCTTGACGTGAGCGAGAATTCGGCTCCGCGTGAGGAAATCTGCGGGTTCGATTCTGCTCTGCGAACCGCCGTACGGAATGTTCGCTTTGTCAAGACAGGCTGCATCAGTCCACTGCTTACACGCCCGCAGATTCCATTTGTCTTCACGCTCGTTGGGTATCCACGCGGGTAGTTTGTGCTTCAGAATCGGAATTCGGTTAACGGCTCGGTTCGTTTGTTTAACGAAATCCTCGTTCAATGAAAACCATTCACCGTCGGCCAGGAGATACAATTGGCCCTGGTACGTAACCTCTGCCACGAGGCAGCGATAGACCGGGAAAGCCGCTCGCTGTTGGCCGGAAGACGGATCGACCAAGACAATTTTGTGGCTGTTCTTGGCAGCTAATAACGTGCTGCTCACCCTGCGCTCGCGAGCATCTAGGTACGTTTGCACCGAGCTATCAAAGTCGTTTCCGGTCGGTTGAAACAACTTTGCATCCATGTCGGCCGAGTCTGCAATTATCTCGGGGATGGCGAGGCGTATCCCCGTGTGATTATTGCCGTCAAGTCGGGCCTCCAGCTCGCTATCAAGGGCTACGAGTGTGCTCGGATCGGTGATGCGTTGCACATTATCAATCCATGCGAATTGTCGGGGAAGCTTCTTGGTCGTGTATGCCTTGAGAAGCGCCGCTGCAAGTGCCGGGAGGTCTTTGATAGTCACTCGTGCCCCGACGGTGAGGCTTGCCCATCTCGCGGCGATCCGTTCGCAGACTTTCGGGTCGCGGGAACGAGCTTCCATGCCTCGGAGCAGGTCGGTGTCCAAGTCCATTCGGAAGGCGTCCACCGAAGCCCGGTCGCTTAACTGAACACGGCCAATCCGAGTTCGTTCCTCGATTGTTCGATAATCAACGGCGTTCAAAGTCTCCGGATCGCAAAGCTGAAGCGCCGTTCGAAGGCCAAAGTCCGGCTCAAGTTTCCCCTCCGCTAGCAACGAGCGGCCGTACCCGAACGTCGCCGCAAAGATTCGACCGTTGCGCGGAAAGAAGAGCACGGCCGAGACATGCTTCGATTTGAAATCAGGCAGGTTGGAGCCAAAGCCGGGAAGCAAGAATGATCGCCAGCCTACAGGATTGGGCGGCGGCGCGAGGTAATGAA
This genomic stretch from Planctomycetia bacterium harbors:
- a CDS encoding tyrosine-type recombinase/integrase: MPGKTADSTTNSLAKRQARTPATTTIEALAAVPEEAVWLAKQKSPRTRRAYRADVQHFMRFCGIAAPQQLRQVDHRAVIAWERYMRETEGAEASTVRCRLAALSSLFKHLVEHGQTDRNPVAAVRRPAINRDEGSTLAFSKAQARKLLDAPPADTVAGLRDRAIISVGLQAGLRRAEIARLRVGDQHQNRGFDSLRVIRKGARKDAFAIHPQTAQRIREYLAAAGHADDFEGPLFRPLRHNGRSRTARRHMAPDAIDRVLRKHAARLGLTRGYSAHSMRATFITTALENGASLEQVQKAVGHRDPSTTKLYDRRGYNPEKSAAFFASY
- a CDS encoding TIGR04141 family sporadically distributed protein; this translates as MPAKQTKPLEYVSLYLLKVEAKKPESALAAGKHAKKLVADTAVLPGGQLHYLAPPPNPVGWRSFLLPGFGSNLPDFKSKHVSAVLFFPRNGRIFAATFGYGRSLLAEGKLEPDFGLRTALQLCDPETLNAVDYRTIEERTRIGRVQLSDRASVDAFRMDLDTDLLRGMEARSRDPKVCERIAARWASLTVGARVTIKDLPALAAALLKAYTTKKLPRQFAWIDNVQRITDPSTLVALDSELEARLDGNNHTGIRLAIPEIIADSADMDAKLFQPTGNDFDSSVQTYLDARERRVSSTLLAAKNSHKIVLVDPSSGQQRAAFPVYRCLVAEVTYQGQLYLLADGEWFSLNEDFVKQTNRAVNRIPILKHKLPAWIPNEREDKWNLRACKQWTDAACLDKANIPYGGSQSRIEPADFLTRSRILAHVKRRDKNSSGLSHMFSQGAVSAQLIRQERTFRKTLAAKLPSSHSAAAAELRRVTFDPTRWTVAYVVLGADATKPAQDLPFFSKVNLMKHADRLKLMDFRVGIIGI